A single genomic interval of Labrus bergylta chromosome 18, fLabBer1.1, whole genome shotgun sequence harbors:
- the ppp2r5eb gene encoding protein phosphatase 2, regulatory subunit B', epsilon isoform X5: protein MDTLSDLKMKEYKRSTLNELVDYVTVSRGYLTEQAYPEVVKMVSHNIFRTLPPSDSNEFDPEEDEPTLEASWPHLQLVYEFFIRFLESQEFQPSIAKKYIDQKFVLQLLDLFDSEDPRERDYLKTVLHRIYGKFLGLRAFIRKQINNIFLRFVYETEHFNGVAELLEILGSIINGFALPLKAEHKQFLVKVLIPLHTVRSLSLFHAQLAYCIVQFLEKDPTLTEPVIRGLLKFWPKTCSQKEVMFLGELEEILDVIEPTQFVKIQEPLFKQISRCVSSPHFQVAERALYYWNNEYIMSLIEENSSVILPIMFASLYRISKEHWNPAIVALVYNVLKAFMEMNSTLFDELTATYKSDRQREKKKEKEREELWKKLEDLELKRGLRSDGIIPT, encoded by the exons ATGGACACGCTGTCGGACCTCAAGATGAAGGAGTACAAGCGCTCCACGCTCAATGAGCTGGTGGACTACGTGACGGTCAGCCGGGGCTACCTGACAGAGCAGGCCTACCCGGAGGTCGTCAAAATG GTGTCTCACAACATATTCCGGACCCTTCCGCCCAGTGACAGTAATGAGTTTGACCCCGAGGAAGACGAGCCCACGCTCGAGGCCTCTTGGCCACACTTACAG TTGGTATACGAGTTCTTCATTCGGTTCTTGGAGAGTCAGGAATTCCAGCCCAGCATTGCCAAAAAGTACATAGACCAGAAGTTTGTCCTACAG CTCTTGGACTTGTTTGACAGCGAGGACCCTCGGGAGAGAGACTACCTGAAGACAGTCTTGCATAGAATCTACGGCAAATTCCTGGGTCTGAGGGCTTTTATACGAAAACAGATCAATAATATTTTTCTACG TTTTGTTTATGAGACGGAGCACTTCAACGGGGTGGCTGAGTTGCTGGAGATCCTCGGGAG TATAATCAATGGTTTTGCTCTGCCACTGAAAGCGGAGCATAAACAGTTTCTGGTCAAAGTGTTGATCCCCCTCCACACTGTCAGGAGTCTGTCCCTCTTCCACGCACAg TTGGCGTATTGCATTGTACAGTTCCTAGagaaagacccaacattaacaGAACCA GTCATCAGAGGCTTACTGAAGTTCTGGCCAAAAACCTGCAGTCAAAAAGAG GTGATGTTTTTAGGGGAGCTGGAGGAAATCCTGGACGTCATCGAACCAACACAGTTTGTGAAGATCCAGGAGCCGCTCTTCAAACAGATCTCCAGATGTGTCTCCAGCCCACACTTCCAG GTTGCAGAGCGAGCTCTGTACTACTGGAACAACGAGTACATCATGAGTCTGATTGAGGAGAACTCCAGCGTCATCCTGCCCATCATGTTCGCCAGCCTCTACAGGATCTCCAAAGAGCACTGGAACCC GGCGATCGTGGCGCTGGTGTACAATGTACTGAAGGCCTTCATGGAGATGAACAGTACCTTATTCGATGAACTTACAGCCACTTACAAGTCAGACCGCCAGCG tgagaagaagaaggagaaggagagggaggagctcTGGAAGAAGCTGGAGGACTTGGAGCTGAAGCGGGGCCTTAGGAGCGACGGGATCATCCCAACTTAA